The Vitis vinifera cultivar Pinot Noir 40024 chromosome 16, ASM3070453v1 DNA segment TGTTTGCTTAATTGTAATGATATCTGTCTAAGATAGTGGACACAATTTAACTAAATATCACAgtttcaagttctttttcatcttctttggACCAGCTAGCTTTTGCCCTGCAAAATTATTGGGCTTTCCTAGGATCAAAAGTGTTATTCAGCGATGAATCAAAAGACAATGCATTAGCATGCTGTAGCTGGATATGGCAGGCTTTTGAAATATTACTGACTTTTTTGGTAACTTTATGGTTCCTTTTCAGGCACCACGGCCATTGTCACAGTTGGATCTGGAGAAAGTTCTTGCCACATCAAGAAAGACAAAGGTTGCTGCAAGTGAATACACTGGTTTGAACCCACAATCATCGGGGTGGTCAGGGAATAGGGAGCCAGATGATTATCAGGTTCAATCTGCAATTGGTGAGCTCTCTAAGCTTGTGCTCTCTCAAATTATGAACCTTCAATCAGATGCCCAAGACCCTTAAAAAGGGAGGCCACCCACCCTCCTCCCAGCAGCAATCTGGTAATTGGTTTGTAAAATTATGGCCAGATgacttatatttttaattttttttgccaTATTATCACAGAATTTGTGATCTTTCGGGTCACGTTCGTAGGCATTTGATGAATTCTTGGAAGTCCTTTAGAATCCTTATTTTGATGATGTATCAAGACAACACTacccatattttataaaattcttGATAACCTCTATCATGTTGTGTACTGTTCTAAGGAATTCTGTAGGGGTTTGTTGATCATTGAGTCTCTTTACCCGGTTAAGTTGATGGGGTTCTTTTCTTGAAAGCACCGGGTCTTTAACCTACCTTTGTTATACTCTGGAAACCGTTGGATGTTTCCAGGCAGGTAAATTTGGTAGTAGGCATTTTCCTAGCATAACAGTAAGGAGATCAGCGTCTCAAGTATAGGGAACGAAATTAGTGGATTTCATGTGATGATGTGGCCTGGTTGAGCCCAATTTTCCCGCATTTGTACCTTCATGGTCTGAATCTGGGTTTTATAGGGTATGGGTCCTTGTTCTGCAACGTCCTAACAGGCAAGTGGGAATGAATAATGGAGTTATAGACTTGTATAAAGTATTGTTTGGTTTCTGGGTTATATGGTGTTTATATAGGGACCACTAGGAAAGTTATTGATACGAGTATCCAAACGTGTTCCAATTTCACCCACCTCTTCTCGTTCTTGTCTGACCGCATGTGGCCAGTACCCCCCCTGAGAAAACAGCTGTGGATGATTGAGAACCCTCCTGGATGTAGCTGGCACTAGACGTGTTACACTGAATTTGGGTTTGGCCAATTCGGGTAATTTCACACTCAAAACAGAGAGCTGTAGCCTCATTTTTAGGGGCGTATAAATCATTGGGTGAGTTCGGTTGTGAACATTAAAGTCAAATTGAACTGGACTAATCCATtattaataatcaaataaaGTTAAAGACCGGATTGATCGGCTCGGTGTCTAAGTCGgtttattttgatttggtttCACAGTAAGGATCAGGCCCGAAGAGTAGTGGGTCGTTGAGACCTTCACCTAACTCTTACCCTTTCTAACAATCCAGTCAACAATCAAAAATCTAAATGGATAAAAGAGTAGTGGTCAATGCTCACATGTCTATAAAGGATGTTTAGTTTTTCGGCTCACTTTCATTTACCTTTCGTATCGAAtgtctcttttaatttttttttcttaaaatatgaaaaatatttgataaaatttagaactATTGGGTTAGATATATTTAGCCAAAATTTCGTTAACCCGAGTTTTTATGGTAGATGCAATAACATCAGTTGTGTTGTTGCATTTTATAAGCAATGAGGGGTGTTCCTATGTTAATGATGGCTATGAATATCTGTTACCATATTAATATATAGAACGTAAGTTGGTGTATTGGGAATTCTCGGACCACCACAATTATGCATGGAGTCATCTTATATTAAATGTTACCAGAATGAggacaatttcatttttatagtgGCCTGGTAGAGGTGGTTAAAGTATTGAAAGTTGCATCAAACTCAAAGTGAGGTTGAGCCAGAAtccattgttttgtttttgacaattttttttttctttcattttctcgagaaaagaaaaactcaaaCGAGTAAGGTTAAAAAGTTTCCGGAATCGCTATCCTGATTTGCTTTTTCCAATTCAATTCAACACGAACATGTATCCATAGAAGAGACAAAAGACTATGCTGAAGTTAAACCATTGGCGGCTTGCCCATCAAGCCATCACACACAAGTACaattgagaaactaacacaagAAAAATCATATTAGTCTAAATTGAAAGTTCTCAATTTCAAATTTGCCAACTAGGTTAGGATTTTAGTGATATTGCGACTCAGTCTTAGCCAGGAGCAAAGCAAAGTTGACGGTGGAATAGTTGGTGTTTGGTGACGCAGTCAGTCATATGTTaggtataattaattaattattagtaCTGTAAGAACAATGAGAAGTTGGGGTACGTTTGgtaggagagagagagggagtcATGCCAGAAGAGTTGTCAAAAGTTGTCACAATCGTGCcttaaaagtaataaataaataaaaaaatctattatttttaacaCTACTTTTTCCTCGCAAAACACACTCCATAAATACCTCCGAtccctaaatttaaaaaaaaaaaatcagatttgGAGTTGTTTTTACTCTTTAGTCAAAGAACCATGCGACTCCgaagaaaaatgatacaaaCGTAGCTATTAGTATAATTAACGTAAGGGAGACTAATAGGAAATTCGTATTACTATTTTAAAACACACATTAGTCTCATTCCACTATACACATTATTCTCATTCCACAATTAATTTGGTCATGAGTCGTAGATTGACGGCCGAGGCATGAACCCCATTCCTTCCTCTGCAGCCGGCCAACGCAGTCTTCAAACCTTCAACCACCGTTAAAACCATCCCCCACAAGTTGTTCCCCGAAACCATATATTATCTCTCATGACTTCTCATCGTGTTCATTGAAATTCACTCCTCAGAAGTCAGAACCAATGATTCTTTCCGATTCAATCCCGTTCCTTCTCGCATTCGCCGCCACCTTCTTGATTCTCCGTTTGCTACTCAAAACTTCTGTGATTCTTATCGTTAGAAAATGGGTTCGGTCTCTGGGGGACATGTGCTATGTGTGGCAGTGCTATAGGGTTCCGCAGTACAATCAGCTTTTGCAGGAAAATGAACTGTATCGGAAGCTTTCGGCTTACATCAACTCTTTGGCTTCAGTCGAGGATTCTGATTTTGCGAACCTTGTGACTGGTTCTAGatcaaacgacgtcgttttgtcTCTGGACCCGAACCAGACTGTTTTTGATAGTTACCTTGGCGCCAGAGTCGCGTGGACGAACGTCGTTGGAGAATCGGACGGTCGGAGATGTTTTGTGTTGCGGATTAGGAAGAAGGATAAGCGTAGGATTCTCCGTCCGTACCTTCAGCACATACTGGCTAAATATGAGGAGTTTGAGAAAGAATTGAAGCTGTACATCAACTGCGAGAGTCGTCGGTTGAGCGATGGACGGTGGAGATCTGTTCCGTTCACGCATCAAGCGACGATGGAAACTGTGGCGATGGACTCCGATCTCAAGAGCAAGGTGAAGTCTGATCTCGAGCTCTTCCTCAAATCGAAGCAGTACTACCAAAGGCTCGGCCGTGTTTGGAAACGGAGTTACCTCCTTCACGGTGCGCCCGGCACCGGAAAATCGAGCTTCGTCGCCGCCATGGCGAAACTCCTGTGCTACGACGTCTACGATGTGGACCTCTCTCAGGTCTCCGACGATGCCGATCTCAAGCTCCTCCTTCTGCAAACCACACCCCGGTCGTTGATCCTGATTGAGGATCTCGACCGGTTCCTGATCGACAAATCAACGACCGTCAGCCTCCCCGGCGTGCTGAACTTCATGGACGGAGTACTCTCGTGCTGCGGCGAGGAGCGCGTGATGGTATTCACAATGAACAGCCCAGATCAAATCGATCCAACGGTCCTAAGACCCGGCAGAATCGACGTTCACGTACAGTTCGGCCTCTGCGATTTCTCATCGTTCAAAATGTTAGCCGATAGCCACCTAGGAATCAAAGAGCACCGGCTTTTCCCTCAGGTCGAAGAGATTTTCCAGACCGGAGCGAGTCTCTGCCCGGCCGAGATAGGCGAAATCATGACATCAAATCGGAATTCCGCGACCCGGGCCCTCAAATCGGTTATCAACGCATTGCAAACCAACACAGCCAATAAAATTCGGTTGACTCAAAGCTCGTCGGGCCGGTCCACAGAGGAGTCAGCTGAACCGGGTGGTGTGATTTGCAGGGAGAGCGTACACACAGTCAGGGAGTTTCGGAAACTCTATGGGCTCTTGAGGAGAAGTGGTAGAAAAGAAGAGCCGTTGGATTTGGGCTCCACCGATAAGGACGCTCCAAGGAATGGATCATGAGGTTCTTTTTGGGTAACACAATAAATTACAATACATttataacatgtttaataataaattactttccgtgtattttaaattttaatatttctttagtGTAATTAGTTGATAGGGTGTTTCATAAGTCCAATTCAAAGTTAGATGATGTAGAgagatgtttatttttttttcctttctttgcaATCAATGATAGGAATATGTTTCATTTGTGAAAAGTGTTCTATGGTACATATAGAAGTGGGAgaacttttattcatttatttattttattaatatttttttttttgacataattattattttttatttaaaaaatattaattagaagAGCTCAAAATCAAAGTTAATTTTAACATCAAAGTGATGGTATTTATGATATAGGAGCATATGTagtacatatttttatttgtaatgtcATTTATTTCTCCTTTCAAAgcctaaaaatgttttctttaagGAGAGATTTGCTCTTCTAAATAAAAAGTTGAGAACTACATCTTCTAATccaataatgaaaattattataaatttaaatatgtttttactataattttttaataaacatttaactttataagtattttttttatttttttattttttttactttaagactatgtttggttctacgaaaattaaaagaaaaatatgagagaaagaaaatggagagaaaaggtaaaaagaaaaaaaaagtaaagaaaaattttaaaatagatttaaggttaattaattatttttaaacatttttaaaatttatttcacttatttttctctatttatataaagataaaataattaaaaatgataattaatttaaattattatttaattttattttttattttctattatgaaatcaaatataagaaaattatttttctttaatatttttcaaaaaccaaacatttaaattttcatatataagaCCAACAAACCATACaagtaacaaaattttcatttacaaatcctttatttttatcatactttACTCTTTTTGCAAGTTAATTTCACTCATACCTCTTAGAAGTTTAAAGTAAATATACTTAACTattattagtttcaaattttttttattaatactcctataaatttattttgtttataagaACTTTTTAAAGAGGTTTTcagactataaaaaaaaaattatagttgaTCACTTCCATTCTCATCTACTTAATCTCGATTCTCGATCGGTCACTCCATCACCCTTTTGCCATTCACTTGGGAGAGTCCTTGACGGTTGTCCCGAAGCCACTATGACCCACAAATATAGGTTTAGTCTCTGCTCCATCTTTGTGTTTATATATAGACTCATggccctctctccctctctctctgtctctctctctctctctctatattgCTACTTTCAGCCAAGGCATGGCCAAGCTGCAGCCTTGGCCAAGCTGCAGCCTTGGCTGCACACACGGCaagtatttttctttatttatttgcatttttttgttagttggaaaaaaaaaatcaaaatcaaaatttgaggaagaagatgatGTGGGAAGGGAAgcaaagaaaggaagaaacGATGAAAAAGAAGTATGGTTAGGATTTTGTAGCGGGTGAGTTTATGGAGGCTCTTCgaagtatttttagtgaaaatattttttctaaaagtgttttttaaaaaatcattacattttttttaaaagtatttttaaaaaaatcatctatTAAGAATGTATTTGACAGTGATTATAGGAAGTGTTATTAacgtttctaatatttgaaaaataaaaaatttaaagtgtaAGAAATACTataaatgtttcttaaaatcataaaacattataaatgatttttcaatactttaagcgattttttatttcaaaaacacttttaaactaaaaactcttttaagaatcactatcaaacgaactattataaaaaaaagcgttttgaataaaaatactcttatttattattaaaattatgtgTTTATGTCGTGGAAAGCCTTCATTTCTGAACCTCAACTTTAAGTTgaatgttaaaaattaaatttttatttatatgaattactttttaaatgCATGTagatatcaattatttttttattggaattaATTTCATCCATACcccctttttttaattataataatttatcattaatttcaaatttcatcaattaacactcatataaatataatttatatataaaattttttttttaaagaattattaaacATACCTATCTAAAATCCTTTTACCTAAAATCactctaaaataaattttataaatggaaTAAATTTGTAATTGACGAAACTTAAAACCTACTATGACCaagtgtatttatatttattaatcatatttattaaataactgGGCTTGGGTCATATGAAACTAAGACTTGAATTCCAAACCCAACACAACAGCCCACTGGGCCTAGTTTAAGCCACCACAACCCAAATCAAGTGGGCCCAAGCCTAGTCCATTTACATGCCTAGTGTTTTTTGCTGTGGTGTACAGAGAATTTGTTGTCCAATTGTTCAAACATTTCAAACATacttctaatattttaattgtttcatGGAATGcatattttatcttaaatataattatttctaaCCATGGATTTGATAAAATTGTACAACATTGTCTAAACTTAGACAAAATAATTTACCTAATCAAAAACCTACCCAAATCTTATTCACAATTAAATCTATattgaatatttataatattttaaattatttagacaataaaattacatatatttGTATGTTATGTGAATATAATTTCATTGAGtctatattttatgaattatttcttttaattttaatattttacttaAAGCTTATATCCAAGctttaagcaaataaattcaCAATTAATTTTAGGATAAATTACAAAAGTCATTCCAATATGTTTATGAATTTTAtcgaaaaactttttttttttccgagcATTGTAAGTCGTAAATTGTgcttaaatatcaaataaaccATACTATTaaagttcttttgttaaaaCGAAAAGGCCTCTATGAAAAAATCCGAGGATGacgaaattatttttttataatttgttttactAATATGATGCTTTTATTAGAAGACATTTTTATCTTGTCAAGAAAGTTAgttcataattaattataaacttTTATTGCACTAATACCAACTTTTTAGAATTATGGTTTAAAGAAAACCCATCTCAAATGGgttcaaatattttttgtctTATGTAAACCAATATCGGCATTATTGAATACACTAGAATAGTACCAAATAACTTGTTGGTGTTACGAATCATTTCAAATAAATCTTGCTCTTCACGTTGAGTAGTTTATGAATACATCATTGAGTTTATAAGTTTGGTTTAGTAATTCAACATTCCAATTGAAAGCTTTCAAAGGCCGATATTATtgacattaaattaaataaaattgtcaaaatatgacaaaaaattACAGTAAATATCTTTGACTCGAAATGTAAATCGAATCATCAGGTTAAACATTTTAGTAAATTCTAAACATTGGACGAAGCTGAACCCAATCAACATGGATTTGGTGCATGCAAATGAACGAACTTGGTTCATTAGGCCTAAATCAATGGATGAGTTGTTAGTGTTAAATAAATTGCTCTGTCAAGCACACAAAAATGAATGAAACAATAACAATACTGTTCACATTAAATAAATATTGCCAAATTGTTTTGTTGTATGTACATATAGCGTAAATTTCATTCTTTAGCCAAAAGAATGAATGCCAttctttaataagaaaattacaataaataccattaatttaatgtatttatCGAGAGGGACAGTTTGGTAAATTCCAATCATTGGGCAGGCCAAGCCCAATCAAAAAGGTCCGGGCCGGGTGAAAATGAACCCGGCCCGTCAGGCCCAGATACTGCGTCGTCGTTCGTATTTCAACTGTGGAGTCCCATCGGTCGATCCACCGAGTTCGCTTTACGAGTTGCTTCATCTCTGCAAAAGACTCTCTGATTTCAATCCTCCGATTCCTCAGGCTTCGTTTTCCGACTCCAGCTCTCAGTCAATTTGGTTTTTGCTCCACCAACTGTGAGGTACGGCAATTTCTCACCCTCGCTTCCCCCCGTTAGTTTCccggaaaataataaaattttccgGACTGcttatttgtttcattttttttctcggGAACAATTTTCAATAGAGTAGCGGAAACCAAGTGACCGAAATTGTAGGCATTTGACGTTGATCTTGTTGCTCAATGTGTTGCAAAATTGAGAGTAATTTCGGGTTGTGGATTGATTTCATGTGATCCGTGTTTCTTACTCTTCTCATTGATGCTGATTTGACTCTGTGTGGAGTTATAGGTGTAGTGATTCCAGTTAGTGGAAGAAATACTGATTTTCAGTCATTTCCAGTCTTAGCGTCCGTTTGCTCCCCgagaaagaatgaaagaaaggggaaaagaaaaggaaaatgcttGAATTTGATAAAGGAAGCATTTGGTTTCATTTCGTCTGATGTCCTTTGTTCTTTCACTGAACCAAAGGAAGGTTTACACTATTAGAGAGCTGAGCAGGTGTAGGGTTTGGAGAATCTCGGCTTGAATTTTTTCCAGTTGTGCATATTTAGCTATTCTAAATGTTGTgacttaaaatttgaaattgacattgtttttttttttcttctagatAAGGCTTTTGAATTGGGGGTCTGATTTTAAACAATATGGTAAAGTTTCTCAACTAGCTTCAGATTGATcataattcttatttatttggcCATTACGAAATTGTAAGTTTGGTTGTGAAAAttcactctgttttcttcaGAATTACCTAATTGGAGCTTTCAAGCCATCATGTAATATTTCGATCACATTTGCTGATGGAAAAAGTCGGAAGCAGGTATTTGGTTGAGCTTGGTGGTGCACGCTAGTAGAACTTTAATATCTGCTTTGTGTTTGATTTCATTCATAAAgtgaaggaaagagaaaaatggagatTCTTGTCCATTTCTTAATGGGGCGTGAATCTTATCAATTATATGGCATTTGCTTTCTGGAACTAAATGAATAACCTTGGATAATAGTGTCACTTGTATGTCATCCTGTGAACAATGGATGTCTTCAGCTTTATTTTTTGGGTTCATAATTATGCAAATGGGGGGATTGGTGGGCTTCATAATATAATTTGACCTGTGATGCCCTTTATGGTGGGATTTGAAGAACTTCAAGAACAACTgataaaaatttacttttagTCTTGATCCTTATCTGGTCATTGGAATAGTTAATAAAATTCTTGTGGTTTTGTTAGGGGCTTTATGTTGTTACTTGAAGAAATTTTAGATTCAATGACTAATGAGCAATATTGATgaattcttttgtttaatttccaTCTGAGTTCAGATTTGTTCATCTATATTTTGCGATTAACATGGCATTTTGATTTTGTAGGTtccaataaagaaagaaaatggtcAGACAGTAATGGTCCCACTTTTTCAAAGTCAGGAAAACATTTCTGGAAAGGTATCTTGCATGATATCATAGTTATGTGTTATCTTTATTTGTATGTTTAGTTTTTGTACTCAGAAAATAACTGGAAATAATTTagattaataattttgatgCTGAAAAAATATTGTTATGTGGTAATACTTTCAGATATCTATAGAACCACTTCAGGGAAAGAAGGTTGAACACAATGGTGTGAAAATTGAGCTCCTTGGTCAGATAGGTACATTTTTGTTCAATGCTTTCAATTTAGTATGATGCGTGTCAAAAGGAAGAATTAAACACTGTATTGCATTTCCTTGTTCCTATAGTTTTGCGATTCAAGCGAATGTGAaggttgaaaattttgttttaggtACTGGTAAATGTGTCAAAGTATTTAACATAGTTGCATACTTGCACATGGTTATTCTACCATATTGTGTATGGTTAACTGTTATCATCCTAATCAGGTTAATCCTGGATTTCGGGTTGTTCTGTTACACATGGTTTTACACTCTGCTTTAGATATATTATCTTCAACCTTTTTAACTAAGAAATggatatttatttgtttattttttgatgggtaaatttttgtccccagtgggacttgaacctagaacctctCGCAAAACCCTCCACAACCCTTTAtcaccttttatttttttatttttgtttttgatagaTCATAACCCTTTATCACTTGAGTCAGACATCAAGGGCAATAAATGAATATCTAATCCTCTTTAGATATTTGACTTTCATTTAATATCTTCATTAATTTTAGTCAAAAGGGACATGCTTGAAACCATTCACTATCCTCTGTAAGCTTGTTAACACTTGGATTTTTTAGTTCATTTAACTTGGATGCTAGCTAATATTTGTGTTAGCTGGTACTGATGGAAGTGTCTACTATAATTATTtactgttttttattctttggcATTTTCATTCTTTGTTCTTCTCCTTTTCTGAATAAACCTTGTCTTGctctgataaaaaaataaataaatcttgtCTCTCAGTTTGGTGGAACTgctgtttcttgtttttcaaacATTAATGAAAACTTCGTTTCACTTTGCAGAGATGTATTTTGACAGAGGCAACTTCTATGATTTTACCTCCCTTGGTAAGTTTATTCTGGCTTTCATGCTATTATCTTAGGATTTTTTAGGAGCCCAGGGTTTTTTTCCCACTTTGTTAAACAGTAaccttgcttcttttttttcctttttctttctatttttataccTCATGCCATTAATACTActgattttataaatttgtatgTGCAACCATGAAGTGAAACAACAATCAAACCTATCAGCAATAAGAGATTGGTTTTACTTCTATTCTTCTTTTTTGCAGTTCGTGAACTGGATGTGCCTGGAGAAATATATGAAAGGAAAACATATCCATTTGAATTTTCTACAGTTGAAATGCCATACGAGACGTACAATGGGGTTAATGTGAGGCTTAggtaacatatttattattttttaaagctttCATAGTAAATCTTTGTATTAATATTCTTTCGTTGGTTAACCCTTTGGAATTTTACAATTGACCATATGAATTGTTGCTATAGTTCCGTGAGTTTTTCTCTGGCTTTTGTGACTATACTTCACTTTGATCTTTATTTAACTTTGTGTATCCAATGAACAAGGCTAGGAATAGATTTCTTTAAAGCATATAAATATATCTGTACTCTGTAGTAGCACTTACCTGAATTTCCCTGCATCCATTGGAAAAGCTAACAAAAGTCATTGCTCTGTATTATTGTGCTTTTTTGTTGATATGATATTCAAGgatatcaaaatgaatttcCAGGTTCCACTTAATTAATCCATTCAAAACTTGATTTTGTTCACCTTTTTGTTGCAATTGTATTTCCAAGTATTGTAGTACCTCTTAAGTCCAAGCTTTTTTGTTCAAGATTGTGGGTCTTTAATCTTGAATCTACAAAATTGTAGATCCTCCCTTTTTGGGTTTACTCTTCTTTAGTTGACTTAAGATATTCTTCTTCCATGTGGATCAGTTTTGGTACTTCATGTGCTCATAGGCTTTGTCAGTTCCTTATGTTGGTTGAATATTAACATGTTAGTGTTACTTTCTTTGCTGTTTAGTttgtaaattgaaaataattggtTTTATCAATTCAGCGCCCTTTAGGCATGAGTGGAAATTGGAAATGATTAATTGTATAGTAATCTACAAAGtgtgaatttttaaaatgcttTGATCAATATAATTCTTAAAAGCATATGGTGTGTGATATTTTTTACTAGTATTTACAATTTATCTCAAATTTGTTCATTGCAGGTATGTCCTAAAAGTTACAATCAGTCGTGGCTATGGTGGTAGCATTGTGGAATACCAAGATTTTGTGGTAATCTTTCTGTATTGTGAAGAACATTTAGTAATTGatgattcttcttttttttaagggGTCATGCAATCTTCCATGCATATTCTTCTccaaaaagaggaagaagaaaagatacCTTAAAGTCATATTTCTTACATTATCAATTTAAGGATGTGGttatacctatcaaaaaaaaattttaaggatGTGGTTATGtgcaaattaatatattttcggCAACTCTACCCCATATCTGCAGTAGATCGCAAAAATTTTCTCATGTATCTGGCCCCTCAGATACTGATGTTTGCAGTTCCTAGAGGGCTGAGAATTGTGACAATATGTAGATGAACACCACAATCTTGGAGACATGATAGCCCTCTTATTGGGGCAATGGTGCAGGCaagaaaggggaaaaagaaaCTTCAAGAGTCAGTCATATAAGCAGACACTTCATCCTAGAACTGTGAAATCTTTCATGGTTGTTTTTTGGTGGTTTTCAGAATACCTGTTTGTGCCTTGAACTGTACAACCACCAGTTCCTAGCCTGGAATGGTTGTGGTTAATGCCTGACTACCTAATATTGCCCTAGCAAAAGCCGAGGAAAAAGGATCTTTTGTATTTAAGATATACAGGAGAATTATTTATGCCTTGCTTTTATTAATATTGGCAGTATTTAAGATTAGTTGTGCATGCTTAAGATTATTATGGAATGTGATTTTGAGTTACTTGCTAAACTAGAACCTTGAAACTTTATTTTAGATTATAAATCTTGGACAGCCTATATAGTAAATTGTTGGTTTGAACAAATCATagatgttatttatttatttgtaatttggaaatgGTTGTTTCTTACTGGGAAATTAAATAGATATATCAATAATACAGTTTTATATAATGCTTATTATACTGCCTCACAatcttttaatatataaattataaagcATTTCTGGTcttatcaatttgataattttattaatacagTTTTGATCTTATAATGGTGTTATTCTTAATGCATCAGGTTCGCAACTACACCCCACCTCCGGAAATTAACACTAGTATTAAGGTTAGTATAATCTTTCATTTGCACAGATAGCCCATTGTAGGTTAGGTGTATGTGAGAAGAAATTGTTACTACCTTGATGGTTTTTATGGAATCCTTTTCCCCTATTGTAGCCTGTTGCATACTGTTATCTCAAATGGcgatctcaaattttaaatgaccATGGAAGTTGTTCTCATCCTTATTAATATTCATGTAGAATCTAGTAACAGACTGGAAAACTTATTGAGCAGAGTGTCTTTGTTTTGGTATTGGGTGGGTATGATATCATTGTACTGTAGAGCTGGGTTATCCTTCTATCctgtttagcatgcaaatccCATTAAGAATGATTTTTCGGACTTCTAACATAATCTAAATGCTTGCCAGATGGAGGTTGGAATTGAAGA contains these protein-coding regions:
- the LOC100250336 gene encoding vacuolar protein sorting-associated protein 26A; its protein translation is MNYLIGAFKPSCNISITFADGKSRKQVPIKKENGQTVMVPLFQSQENISGKISIEPLQGKKVEHNGVKIELLGQIEMYFDRGNFYDFTSLVRELDVPGEIYERKTYPFEFSTVEMPYETYNGVNVRLRYVLKVTISRGYGGSIVEYQDFVVRNYTPPPEINTSIKMEVGIEDCLHIEFEYNKSKYHLKDVIIGKIYFLLVRIKIKNMDLEIRRRESTGSGANTHVETETLAKFELMDGAPVRGESIPIRLFLSPYELTPTHRNINNKFSVKYYLNLVLVDEEDRRYFKQQEITVYRLPETS
- the LOC104882242 gene encoding AAA-ATPase At2g46620-like, which codes for MILSDSIPFLLAFAATFLILRLLLKTSVILIVRKWVRSLGDMCYVWQCYRVPQYNQLLQENELYRKLSAYINSLASVEDSDFANLVTGSRSNDVVLSLDPNQTVFDSYLGARVAWTNVVGESDGRRCFVLRIRKKDKRRILRPYLQHILAKYEEFEKELKLYINCESRRLSDGRWRSVPFTHQATMETVAMDSDLKSKVKSDLELFLKSKQYYQRLGRVWKRSYLLHGAPGTGKSSFVAAMAKLLCYDVYDVDLSQVSDDADLKLLLLQTTPRSLILIEDLDRFLIDKSTTVSLPGVLNFMDGVLSCCGEERVMVFTMNSPDQIDPTVLRPGRIDVHVQFGLCDFSSFKMLADSHLGIKEHRLFPQVEEIFQTGASLCPAEIGEIMTSNRNSATRALKSVINALQTNTANKIRLTQSSSGRSTEESAEPGGVICRESVHTVREFRKLYGLLRRSGRKEEPLDLGSTDKDAPRNGS